A portion of the Luxibacter massiliensis genome contains these proteins:
- a CDS encoding 6-phosphofructokinase yields the protein MLRIGMLTSGGDCQALNAAMRGVVKGICSKRSDVEIYGFKDGYKGLIYANFDMLTSKDFSGILTRGGTILGTSRQPFKLMRVPDKDGLDKVEAMKHTYHKLNLDCLVILGGNGTHKTANMLREEGLNILTLPKTIDNDLWGTEMTFGFQSAVDIATDTIDRIHTTATSHSRVFIIEVMGHKVGHVTLHAGIAGGADIILLPEIPYDIDIITDMIQKRSAAGKAFTILAVAEGAISKEDAGLKKKEYKEKLAKRKYPSIAYELAEQIQQKTDKEVRITVPGHTQRGGSPCAYDRVFSTRVGAAAAELILKGDYGYMIAMRKGETVKVPLQDVAGKLKTVDPGCSLIRQAKMIGISFGDEVLE from the coding sequence ATGTTGAGAATCGGAATGCTGACAAGCGGCGGCGACTGCCAGGCGCTGAATGCGGCTATGCGTGGTGTTGTTAAAGGAATTTGCTCCAAACGCAGTGACGTAGAGATATATGGATTTAAGGATGGGTATAAAGGACTGATTTATGCTAATTTCGATATGCTTACATCCAAGGATTTTTCAGGGATACTGACTAGAGGAGGCACGATCCTGGGTACATCAAGGCAGCCATTTAAGCTGATGAGGGTACCAGACAAGGATGGCCTGGACAAGGTAGAAGCTATGAAGCATACATATCACAAGCTGAATTTAGACTGTCTTGTGATTCTGGGGGGCAACGGCACCCATAAGACTGCCAATATGCTCAGGGAAGAAGGACTTAATATTCTGACCCTGCCCAAGACCATTGACAATGACCTGTGGGGGACAGAGATGACTTTTGGATTCCAGAGTGCTGTAGACATTGCTACAGATACCATCGACAGGATCCATACAACAGCCACTTCCCACAGCCGGGTATTTATTATAGAGGTGATGGGGCATAAAGTGGGGCATGTTACACTCCATGCAGGGATAGCAGGGGGAGCGGATATTATCCTTTTGCCGGAGATCCCTTATGATATAGATATTATTACAGATATGATCCAGAAGCGGTCCGCGGCAGGCAAAGCTTTTACCATACTCGCTGTTGCCGAGGGAGCCATCTCAAAGGAAGACGCTGGACTTAAGAAGAAAGAATATAAAGAAAAGCTGGCGAAGCGGAAATATCCTTCTATTGCTTATGAACTGGCTGAGCAGATACAGCAGAAAACAGACAAGGAAGTCCGTATTACTGTTCCCGGGCATACGCAGAGAGGGGGATCCCCATGTGCATACGACCGCGTGTTTTCTACAAGAGTGGGGGCGGCTGCGGCAGAGCTGATTTTAAAGGGTGATTATGGATATATGATTGCTATGAGAAAGGGAGAGACAGTCAAGGTTCCTCTGCAGGATGTGGCAGGGAAGCTTAAGACAGTAGATCCCGGATGCAGCCTGATCAGGCAGGCCAAGATGATAGGCATCAGCTTTGGAGATGAAGTTCTTGAGTAG
- a CDS encoding glucose-1-phosphate adenylyltransferase, with amino-acid sequence MKQNNMLAMILAGGRGSRLHELTNKVAKPAVSYGGKYRIVDFPLSNCANSGIDVVGVLTQYESILLNSYVAAGRRWGLDAQNSGVYVLPPREKADSNLDVYRGTADAISQNIDFIDTFSPEYVLILSGDHIYKMNYAKMLAYHKECKADATIAVLEVPFKEASRFGIMNTDDTGRIIEFEEKPPQPKSNLASMGIYIFDWKLLRKMLLADMKDPDSNHDFGKDIIPTLLNDDKRLYAYRYKGYWKDVGTIDSLWEANMDLLDKNNELDLNDPTWKIYTEDAKSLPHYVGPNANIKRAFITQGCAIDGEIRNSVLFTGADVDTGAKVIDSVLMPGVVVEAGAVVTRALVADGVRIGKDAVVGSADSEHIELVAKRVKGAE; translated from the coding sequence ATGAAGCAAAACAATATGTTAGCAATGATTTTAGCTGGCGGCCGCGGATCACGCCTTCATGAACTGACCAACAAGGTGGCAAAGCCGGCTGTTTCATATGGTGGAAAATACCGCATTGTAGATTTCCCCCTCAGTAACTGTGCCAACAGCGGCATTGATGTGGTCGGAGTACTGACACAGTATGAATCCATACTGTTAAACAGTTATGTCGCGGCAGGACGCCGCTGGGGCCTGGATGCCCAAAATAGCGGTGTATATGTCCTTCCGCCGCGTGAAAAAGCAGATTCTAATCTGGATGTTTACCGCGGGACGGCAGATGCTATATCCCAGAATATTGATTTCATTGATACATTTTCCCCAGAGTACGTACTGATACTTTCAGGAGACCATATTTACAAGATGAATTATGCAAAGATGCTTGCATACCATAAAGAATGTAAAGCTGACGCCACTATTGCAGTCCTTGAAGTTCCTTTTAAAGAGGCCAGCCGTTTTGGTATTATGAATACGGATGATACAGGGCGCATCATTGAATTTGAAGAAAAACCCCCTCAGCCCAAAAGCAACCTGGCTTCTATGGGAATTTATATTTTTGACTGGAAGCTCCTGCGCAAGATGCTGCTGGCAGACATGAAGGATCCTGATTCCAACCATGATTTTGGCAAGGATATTATCCCCACCCTTCTCAATGACGACAAGCGGCTGTATGCTTACAGATACAAAGGCTACTGGAAGGATGTGGGGACAATAGACTCCCTGTGGGAAGCAAACATGGATCTGCTGGATAAGAACAATGAGCTTGACTTAAATGACCCCACCTGGAAGATCTATACCGAGGATGCCAAATCTCTGCCCCATTATGTAGGGCCCAATGCCAATATTAAGCGGGCATTCATAACACAGGGCTGTGCAATTGACGGTGAAATCAGGAATTCCGTCCTTTTCACTGGCGCAGACGTGGATACCGGCGCCAAGGTTATTGACAGTGTCCTAATGCCCGGAGTCGTAGTAGAAGCAGGCGCAGTTGTCACACGGGCGCTGGTGGCCGACGGGGTCAGGATTGGAAAAGACGCAGTAGTGGGCAGCGCTGACAGCGAGCATATAGAACTTGTTGCGAAACGTGTAAAGGGGGCTGAATAA
- the glgD gene encoding glucose-1-phosphate adenylyltransferase subunit GlgD, producing the protein MNNAFGIVNSSGNHIWVEGLQTYRTIGAFSFLGRYRVIDFPISNMSNSGIDQIQVYLRKKPRSLVEHLGTGRHYNINSKRGKLQILFSESSSENDIYNTDIASFMENIESIERMHYPYVVIAPNYMVYTENFDTLLTSHIESGADITLLYQSTDNAKEEFVNCDIVNLNRQKGVLSIEKNRGTAKSRNIFLDTYIMKKELFIELIHKARKLSSMYTLAQIVNNQCSELDIRGISHRGFLASITDFKSYYDANISLIDYKTAMGLFDKEWPIYTRTNDSCPTQYFEAADVRTSVVSNGCLIEGTVDNSVIGRGCVIKKGAVVKNSVLLPGSVVGENVIVENQVVDKGARLIHVKEVIAPGDNPGYIRRYDTL; encoded by the coding sequence ATGAACAACGCTTTTGGAATTGTAAACTCTTCCGGCAACCACATTTGGGTGGAAGGACTTCAGACATACAGAACCATCGGGGCATTTTCTTTTCTAGGAAGGTACCGCGTCATCGATTTCCCAATCTCCAATATGAGCAACAGCGGTATTGACCAGATACAAGTCTATCTCCGCAAAAAACCCCGCTCTCTTGTGGAACATCTGGGAACCGGGCGCCATTATAATATTAACTCAAAACGTGGCAAGCTGCAGATTCTCTTTTCAGAAAGCAGCTCAGAAAATGATATTTATAATACAGATATTGCCTCATTTATGGAAAATATTGAGAGTATCGAGCGGATGCATTACCCTTATGTAGTAATCGCCCCCAATTACATGGTATATACAGAAAATTTCGATACACTGCTCACCAGCCATATTGAATCTGGAGCAGATATTACACTCTTATATCAGTCTACCGATAATGCCAAAGAAGAATTTGTAAATTGTGACATCGTAAACCTGAACCGCCAGAAGGGTGTTCTTTCTATTGAGAAGAACCGGGGCACGGCAAAAAGCAGAAATATTTTCCTGGATACGTATATTATGAAAAAGGAGCTGTTTATTGAACTCATACATAAAGCAAGGAAACTCTCCTCCATGTATACATTGGCCCAGATCGTGAATAACCAGTGCAGTGAGCTTGACATCCGCGGAATTTCACACCGGGGGTTCCTGGCTTCTATTACGGATTTCAAAAGTTATTATGATGCTAACATTTCACTCATAGATTACAAAACTGCCATGGGCCTGTTTGATAAGGAGTGGCCTATTTATACACGAACCAATGATTCCTGCCCTACCCAGTATTTTGAAGCCGCCGATGTAAGGACCTCTGTAGTATCCAACGGCTGCCTGATTGAGGGGACTGTAGATAATTCTGTCATCGGGCGGGGATGTGTCATTAAGAAAGGGGCAGTAGTTAAAAACAGCGTGCTTCTCCCTGGCTCCGTTGTTGGAGAAAATGTTATTGTAGAGAATCAGGTCGTGGATAAGGGAGCGCGCCTGATCCATGTGAAGGAAGTCATCGCACCTGGAGACAATCCGGGATATATCAGGAGATATGATACGCTTTAA
- a CDS encoding macro domain-containing protein, which produces MGIIVSGWEGAYYIAFCCISTGKFHFPNKDAAEIAIKEVQAYIIKSSKEIKIF; this is translated from the coding sequence ATGGGGATTATAGTGTCTGGCTGGGAGGGAGCATATTATATCGCTTTTTGCTGTATTTCTACAGGAAAATTTCATTTTCCAAATAAGGATGCGGCTGAAATTGCAATTAAGGAAGTTCAGGCATATATTATAAAATCAAGCAAAGAAATAAAAATATTTTAA
- a CDS encoding pyridoxamine kinase — MTKKIAVINDLSGFGRCSLTAAISVISAMGVQPCALPTAILSAQTGYASYYCDDYTDKMKLIQREWEKMGVSFDGIYTGFVASEEQIENIFSFLHSFYKKNTFLLVDPVLGDNGKVYSMYTDRLCSLMKELVKKADVITPNLTELCLLTGTDYRMIQQMTKEQHLLKIITQMSENILSLGPKTVVVTGIHFLDEKDNIQKMGNLAVSKNSSVLSAFPSIGGSYSGTGDLFASVIAAGMARGEQTADSMKLAGKFISYAVADSAEKQIPRNDGINYEQYLGMLAPARSV; from the coding sequence ATGACGAAAAAGATTGCTGTCATTAATGACTTATCAGGATTTGGCCGCTGTTCCCTAACTGCCGCGATATCTGTAATTTCGGCTATGGGGGTACAGCCTTGCGCCCTGCCTACGGCTATATTAAGCGCCCAGACAGGATATGCCAGTTATTACTGCGATGACTATACAGACAAAATGAAGTTAATCCAGCGGGAATGGGAAAAAATGGGGGTTTCTTTTGACGGGATTTATACTGGGTTTGTAGCCAGCGAAGAACAGATAGAGAATATTTTTAGTTTTCTGCATTCCTTTTATAAAAAGAATACGTTCCTCTTGGTGGATCCGGTGCTGGGGGATAATGGCAAAGTGTATTCCATGTATACTGACAGGCTGTGCAGCCTGATGAAAGAGCTTGTTAAAAAAGCAGATGTTATAACTCCAAACCTTACAGAGCTCTGCCTGCTTACAGGCACAGATTACCGGATGATCCAGCAAATGACAAAAGAGCAGCATTTGCTGAAGATTATCACACAGATGTCCGAGAACATATTAAGCCTGGGGCCTAAGACAGTGGTGGTGACAGGGATACACTTCCTGGATGAAAAAGATAATATCCAGAAAATGGGGAATCTGGCTGTAAGCAAAAACAGCTCTGTTTTATCTGCATTCCCCAGTATCGGGGGAAGTTATTCTGGAACCGGGGATCTGTTCGCCTCCGTAATAGCTGCAGGCATGGCCAGAGGGGAACAGACGGCAGACAGCATGAAACTGGCAGGTAAATTCATCAGCTATGCTGTGGCGGATTCAGCAGAGAAACAGATCCCCCGCAATGATGGCATAAATTATGAACAATATTTAGGGATGCTGGCCCCAGCAAGGTCAGTATAA
- a CDS encoding TIGR04002 family protein: MKNRTSRITAAGLFAAMITLMTAFICHIPYGANGGYIHFGDALIYMGAVFLPRPYALAAAAIGGGMADLLTAPMWAPATIIIKMLIVLPFTSKEGRILAPRNIAAPFIAAMISAAGYYLAEGILFGSFIAPLASLMGSAIQSGGSAVIFLFLSAAMDKGHIKNRTQKMLHLCK; the protein is encoded by the coding sequence ATGAAAAATAGAACATCTAGGATAACGGCTGCTGGTCTTTTTGCCGCCATGATTACCCTTATGACAGCTTTTATCTGCCATATCCCCTATGGGGCCAATGGAGGATACATTCACTTTGGGGATGCATTGATATATATGGGGGCGGTCTTTCTGCCCAGGCCTTATGCACTGGCAGCCGCTGCAATAGGGGGAGGGATGGCAGATCTTTTGACGGCGCCTATGTGGGCACCGGCAACTATTATCATAAAAATGTTAATTGTCCTTCCATTCACAAGCAAAGAGGGCAGAATACTGGCGCCCAGGAATATTGCCGCACCCTTCATAGCGGCAATGATTTCTGCAGCAGGCTACTATTTGGCAGAGGGAATTTTATTTGGTTCTTTTATCGCCCCTCTGGCTTCCCTTATGGGGAGCGCCATACAGTCAGGGGGAAGTGCAGTTATATTTTTGTTCCTTTCAGCGGCTATGGACAAAGGCCATATTAAGAACCGGACCCAGAAAATGCTGCACTTGTGTAAATAG